From Salinibacterium sp. ZJ450, one genomic window encodes:
- the dapF gene encoding diaminopimelate epimerase, whose product MTTLHFTKGHGTGNDFVLFADPDGQIDLTPDQIAAIADRHFGVGGDGVIRAVKSRNLADGADALAEDDGAEWFMDYYNADGSIAEMCGNGIRVFARFLFDNGLAELAPGDTMAIGTRAGVRDLQRNHTGFQVDLGRWQLDGGEPLVRAKNLPVARPGLGISVGNPHVVVALASDDELQSADLTYIPVLDPPAPNGANVEFVVPSDPLVKDGVGQIRMRVHERGVGETLSCGTGAAAAALATRHWAGSGAPNQWKVEVPGGTVGVRMFPTEDGEHVSLSGPAELVYEGTLTI is encoded by the coding sequence GTGACCACTCTGCACTTCACCAAGGGCCACGGCACGGGCAACGACTTCGTGCTGTTCGCCGACCCCGACGGCCAAATAGACCTGACGCCTGATCAGATCGCGGCAATCGCCGACCGCCACTTCGGTGTGGGCGGCGACGGTGTGATCCGCGCGGTGAAGTCCCGGAACCTCGCCGACGGCGCCGACGCCCTCGCCGAGGACGACGGGGCCGAATGGTTCATGGACTACTACAACGCGGACGGCAGCATCGCCGAGATGTGCGGCAACGGCATCCGCGTGTTCGCGCGCTTCCTCTTCGACAACGGGCTCGCCGAACTCGCGCCCGGTGACACCATGGCGATCGGCACCCGCGCGGGCGTGCGTGACCTGCAGCGCAACCACACCGGATTCCAGGTCGACCTCGGCCGCTGGCAACTCGATGGCGGAGAACCGCTGGTGCGGGCGAAGAACCTGCCGGTAGCCCGGCCCGGCCTCGGCATCAGCGTGGGCAACCCGCACGTGGTGGTCGCGCTCGCGAGCGACGACGAACTGCAAAGCGCCGACCTCACATACATCCCCGTCCTCGACCCGCCAGCGCCGAACGGCGCCAACGTCGAATTCGTGGTGCCGAGCGACCCGCTGGTAAAAGACGGCGTCGGACAGATCCGGATGCGCGTGCACGAGCGCGGCGTGGGGGAGACCCTGAGCTGCGGCACCGGTGCCGCGGCGGCGGCGCTCGCCACCCGGCACTGGGCAGGTTCTGGCGCGCCTAACCAGTGGAAGGTCGAGGTTCCCGGCGGAACCGTGGGCGTGCGGATGTTCCCGACCGAGGACGGAGAGCACGTCTCGCTGAGCGGGCCCGCGGAGCTGGTCTACGAGGGCACCCTGACGATCTAG